One window from the genome of Hyphomonas neptunium ATCC 15444 encodes:
- a CDS encoding tRNA1(Val) (adenine(37)-N6)-methyltransferase, with protein sequence MSLPHAETSEDTVYQGRVRLVQPVKGFRAGFDSLLLSAALPVLEKGEMLELGCGCGGALLPAAYRMPGVSFTGLEVSRSVSDMSRKGAALNGFGPRVTIENTEASEWVKSHENRFDAVFANPPYFEPGKISEPGEGKASAYIETLSLEGWIKAMLHAAKPRAPVILVHRAAELARLLAQLDRQAGEITVLPVASKAGEPARRVLVRARKGLKRGPLTLLPPLITHTDDGSARTPAAQAIVEGIPLAW encoded by the coding sequence GTGAGCCTGCCACACGCCGAGACGAGCGAAGACACCGTCTATCAGGGCCGGGTCCGCCTGGTTCAGCCTGTCAAAGGATTCCGCGCGGGCTTCGACTCGCTCCTCCTCTCCGCAGCCCTTCCGGTGCTGGAGAAGGGGGAGATGCTGGAACTTGGCTGCGGGTGTGGCGGCGCGCTGCTGCCAGCCGCCTACAGGATGCCAGGGGTGTCCTTCACGGGTCTCGAAGTGTCCCGATCTGTCTCCGATATGTCCCGCAAAGGCGCCGCGCTGAACGGCTTTGGCCCCCGCGTAACCATCGAAAATACCGAAGCGTCAGAATGGGTTAAGTCCCACGAAAACCGCTTCGATGCCGTCTTCGCCAACCCGCCTTATTTTGAGCCCGGAAAAATATCCGAGCCCGGCGAGGGCAAGGCATCAGCCTATATCGAAACGCTTTCGCTGGAGGGCTGGATAAAGGCCATGCTCCACGCCGCAAAGCCGCGCGCCCCCGTCATCCTGGTCCACCGCGCTGCCGAGCTTGCCCGCCTTCTGGCCCAGCTCGACCGTCAGGCCGGCGAGATCACCGTGCTTCCCGTCGCCTCCAAGGCGGGCGAGCCTGCCCGCCGCGTCCTCGTGCGCGCCCGCAAGGGCCTGAAGCGCGGCCCGCTCACGCTCCTGCCGCCCCTCATCACCCACACCGATGATGGCAGCGCCCGAACGCCCGCCGCGCAGGCCATCGTCGAGGGGATTCCCCTGGCCTGGTAG
- a CDS encoding CC0125/CC1285 family lipoprotein, producing the protein MKTFAIALGALSLAACATTPVYGPAAKDGAMGYTSQQIEAGRHRIAYTDKDAGKARSLALLRASEITLMEGKDWFEVTAEYTDVEQGGGGGPSLSVGGGSGSYGRSSSVGVGVGFGIPLGGGSGGKATAVLEIVTGTNPKPDKSTVYDAQSVDMNLRGQID; encoded by the coding sequence ATGAAAACCTTTGCCATTGCCCTTGGGGCGCTCTCTCTCGCAGCCTGCGCAACGACGCCTGTTTACGGCCCCGCCGCAAAAGATGGCGCGATGGGCTATACCTCCCAACAGATCGAAGCGGGCCGCCACCGCATCGCCTACACGGACAAGGACGCCGGCAAGGCGCGCAGTCTGGCGCTGCTGCGGGCTTCCGAGATCACGCTGATGGAAGGCAAGGACTGGTTTGAGGTTACCGCTGAATATACCGATGTCGAGCAGGGCGGCGGGGGCGGTCCCTCCCTCAGCGTCGGCGGCGGCTCGGGCTCTTATGGCCGCTCCTCCAGCGTCGGCGTGGGCGTCGGCTTCGGCATTCCCCTTGGCGGCGGCTCGGGCGGCAAGGCCACAGCCGTCCTCGAAATTGTCACCGGCACAAATCCCAAACCGGACAAATCCACTGTCTATGATGCTCAGTCAGTCGATATGAACCTGCGCGGCCAGATCGACTGA
- the glyS gene encoding glycine--tRNA ligase subunit beta, translated as MADLLIELFSEEIPARMQAKAEADLLAALTGKLKEAGLAWKTAFAVSGPRRLTAVVEGLDARSADVREEKKGPKVGAPEQAIAGFLRGAGLTDISEASVVSDPKKGDFYVAYSTVPGRDAKDVIAEAVPAIIRDFHWPKSMRWGTGELRWVRPLQRIVCVLDGAVVPFEVGGITSGNETEGHRVHGRGPYTVTGWADYKSQLEGQGHVVLSRDDRRAAILGGIEKACAKAGLQWIEDKGLLEEVTGLAEWPVVVLGQMDPDFLDLPPEVITLSMRTHQKYFAATHAKTGKLAPNFILVANIAATDGGAKIAEGNARVLSARLSDARFFWEKDKATPLEVMGEKLKTIAFKEELGSLGDKVERVAALARELAPAVGADPGLAERAARLAKADLVSEMVGEFPELQGVMGRYYALAVGEDARVADAIRDHYKPQGPSDSVPTDPVSIAVALADKLDTLVGFWAIDEKPTGSKDPFALRRAALGVVRINLENGVRLKLSNAILKAPLAVRPVVKGGQSDSVRSAASKAIDALIDPTLLSFFADRLKQVLRDQGKRHDLIDAVFALGEDDLVLIVKRVEALAAFLATEDGATLLAGYRRAANILKAEEKKGALPDGLSVDPALIAKGPAAEQALWASLNETTAALEAPLKTEDFAGAMTALAGLRAPVDAFFEDVLVNDSDAKVRENRLALLIAVRGALHKVADFSRIEG; from the coding sequence ATGGCTGACCTTCTGATCGAACTTTTCTCCGAAGAAATCCCCGCGCGCATGCAGGCGAAGGCGGAGGCGGACCTTCTGGCGGCCCTCACGGGCAAGCTGAAAGAGGCGGGCCTCGCCTGGAAGACCGCCTTTGCCGTCTCCGGCCCGCGCCGCCTCACGGCGGTGGTCGAAGGGCTCGACGCGCGCTCGGCGGATGTGCGCGAAGAGAAGAAAGGCCCCAAGGTCGGCGCGCCCGAGCAGGCCATCGCCGGCTTCCTGCGCGGGGCGGGCCTCACTGACATCAGCGAGGCCTCCGTCGTCTCCGACCCCAAGAAAGGCGACTTCTACGTTGCCTATTCCACCGTGCCGGGCCGCGACGCGAAAGACGTGATCGCGGAAGCTGTGCCTGCCATCATCCGCGATTTCCACTGGCCCAAATCCATGCGCTGGGGCACCGGAGAGCTGCGTTGGGTGCGCCCGCTGCAACGCATTGTCTGCGTGCTCGATGGCGCCGTTGTGCCGTTTGAAGTGGGCGGCATTACCAGCGGCAACGAAACCGAAGGCCACCGTGTCCATGGCCGTGGTCCGTACACGGTCACTGGGTGGGCAGATTACAAATCCCAACTCGAAGGGCAGGGGCATGTCGTCCTCTCCCGCGATGATCGCCGCGCCGCCATCCTGGGCGGCATCGAAAAAGCCTGCGCCAAAGCGGGTCTGCAATGGATCGAAGACAAGGGCCTTCTGGAAGAGGTCACCGGCCTCGCCGAATGGCCCGTGGTCGTCCTTGGACAGATGGACCCGGACTTCCTCGATCTGCCGCCTGAAGTCATCACGCTGTCGATGCGCACCCACCAGAAATACTTCGCCGCAACGCACGCGAAGACGGGCAAGCTCGCGCCAAACTTCATCCTCGTCGCCAACATCGCCGCCACCGATGGCGGCGCAAAGATCGCCGAGGGTAACGCCCGCGTCCTCTCGGCCCGCCTCTCAGACGCCCGCTTCTTCTGGGAAAAGGACAAGGCCACACCGCTCGAAGTGATGGGCGAAAAACTCAAGACCATCGCCTTCAAGGAAGAGCTTGGCAGCCTCGGCGACAAGGTAGAGCGCGTCGCCGCACTCGCCCGCGAACTCGCGCCTGCCGTGGGCGCTGACCCCGGTCTTGCCGAACGCGCCGCGCGCCTCGCCAAGGCTGACCTCGTCTCCGAAATGGTCGGTGAGTTCCCCGAACTTCAGGGCGTCATGGGTCGCTACTACGCGCTCGCCGTCGGCGAAGACGCCCGCGTCGCCGACGCCATCCGCGACCATTACAAACCCCAGGGCCCCAGCGACTCCGTCCCCACAGACCCGGTATCCATCGCCGTCGCGCTGGCTGACAAACTCGACACACTCGTCGGCTTCTGGGCGATTGATGAGAAGCCAACCGGCTCGAAAGACCCGTTCGCGTTGCGCCGCGCGGCGCTAGGCGTGGTCCGCATCAATTTGGAGAATGGTGTGAGACTGAAATTGTCTAACGCTATTCTTAAAGCTCCGCTTGCAGTGAGGCCTGTAGTGAAGGGCGGGCAGTCAGATAGCGTGCGTTCGGCCGCCTCTAAAGCAATTGATGCTCTGATTGATCCGACTCTCCTCTCCTTCTTCGCAGACCGCCTCAAACAAGTCCTCCGCGACCAGGGAAAACGCCACGACCTGATCGATGCCGTCTTCGCCCTCGGCGAGGATGACCTCGTCCTCATCGTCAAGCGCGTCGAGGCCCTCGCCGCCTTCCTCGCCACCGAGGACGGGGCAACGCTGCTGGCGGGCTATCGCCGCGCCGCCAACATCCTCAAGGCCGAAGAGAAGAAAGGCGCGCTGCCCGATGGCCTCAGCGTCGATCCCGCCCTCATCGCCAAAGGCCCCGCCGCCGAGCAGGCCCTCTGGGCGTCCCTGAATGAGACGACCGCCGCCCTTGAAGCGCCCCTGAAGACCGAAGACTTCGCCGGCGCCATGACGGCCCTTGCCGGCCTGCGCGCCCCGGTCGATGCCTTCTTCGAGGATGTGCTGGTCAATGATTCGGATGCCAAAGTGCGCGAAAACCGGCTCGCCCTGCTGATCGCGGTGCGCGGCGCCCTTCACAAGGTCGCCGATTTCTCGAGAATTGAGGGCTAA
- a CDS encoding DUF2007 domain-containing protein gives MEEVLRTNDPVKLSYAQHLLTEAGIEYFVADQHISAVEGNIGAFPRRLMVREAELAKARLALSGVEPG, from the coding sequence ATGGAAGAAGTCCTGCGCACCAATGATCCGGTGAAGCTTTCCTATGCCCAGCACCTCCTGACAGAGGCGGGCATCGAGTATTTCGTCGCCGATCAGCACATCTCTGCCGTTGAAGGCAATATCGGCGCCTTTCCCCGACGCCTGATGGTGCGTGAAGCGGAGCTGGCCAAAGCCCGCCTCGCCCTTTCCGGAGTTGAGCCGGGGTGA
- a CDS encoding cell wall hydrolase encodes MTDQEQRDVFIRGGMIAVVAVTASVSLPAIAEQQAGLRADAEFRAEAERLALYEDGGLAVRTASHTPSLMDSPWLRTVEYTLKRDIDSSMSRYAMRDRDGAALASLASFRPEQIQRAETIDAELMCMAQAVYYESAWEPLNGQLAVAEVISNRVRDHRYPDSVCGVVFQGATRTTGCQFTFTCDGSMDRNKPAGEAWERAQRIAAHVLMDLNEDRTGGATHYHATYVDPVWNSGLVKTEQVGLHIFYRFPRGAEWASVERNFEARKRQTELRLAELDATKEADMAALDEGLLFADASTAADDGYYTITPTVAPAGVTTSTRTVSTPAPRLMSIQTVKKAPEVAPVQADVAPQAEAVEAVPEPVVVDEYLARQLEAARAAAE; translated from the coding sequence ATGACTGATCAGGAACAGAGAGACGTGTTCATTCGCGGCGGCATGATTGCCGTTGTCGCGGTTACGGCGTCCGTGTCCCTTCCGGCGATCGCAGAACAACAGGCCGGCCTGCGCGCCGACGCGGAATTCCGCGCCGAAGCCGAGCGGCTCGCCCTTTATGAAGATGGCGGCCTCGCCGTCCGCACCGCCAGCCACACGCCGTCCCTGATGGACTCGCCCTGGCTGCGTACCGTCGAATACACCCTGAAGCGCGACATCGACTCCTCGATGAGCCGCTATGCCATGCGCGACCGCGATGGCGCCGCACTCGCCTCCCTCGCGTCTTTCCGCCCCGAGCAGATCCAGCGCGCCGAGACCATCGATGCCGAGCTGATGTGCATGGCGCAGGCCGTCTATTACGAATCGGCCTGGGAACCCCTCAACGGCCAGCTCGCCGTTGCCGAAGTCATTTCCAACCGCGTCCGCGACCACCGCTACCCGGACAGTGTCTGCGGCGTGGTCTTCCAGGGCGCGACCCGCACCACCGGCTGCCAGTTCACCTTCACCTGTGACGGGTCGATGGACCGCAACAAGCCGGCCGGCGAAGCCTGGGAGCGTGCCCAGCGTATTGCCGCCCATGTGCTGATGGACCTCAATGAGGACCGCACCGGCGGCGCCACCCATTATCACGCTACCTATGTCGATCCGGTCTGGAATTCGGGCCTGGTCAAGACAGAGCAGGTTGGCCTGCACATCTTCTACCGTTTCCCCCGCGGCGCCGAATGGGCCAGCGTGGAGCGCAACTTTGAAGCCCGCAAGCGCCAGACCGAGCTGCGCCTGGCTGAGCTGGATGCCACGAAGGAAGCCGACATGGCCGCCCTCGACGAAGGCCTCCTCTTCGCAGACGCCTCCACCGCAGCAGACGATGGCTATTACACGATCACGCCGACCGTCGCGCCCGCCGGTGTCACCACCTCCACCCGCACGGTCTCGACCCCGGCCCCGCGCCTGATGTCCATCCAGACCGTGAAGAAGGCCCCCGAGGTCGCGCCCGTCCAGGCAGACGTCGCGCCGCAAGCCGAAGCTGTCGAGGCCGTTCCCGAGCCCGTCGTGGTAGACGAATACCTCGCCCGCCAGCTCGAAGCCGCCCGCGCCGCCGCCGAGTAA
- a CDS encoding glycosyltransferase family 4 protein, protein MIALSLVWAAAPLIISFLVCALMIRLGPKDAPDGGRKTQSRPVPSAGGVGVLAGVLGALFLASLLQPGGLGNPVATLAQIALAGPMLLVLIAGLLGFADDRLNLPAGRKLLILAAAALLAAIYGPHVTHFWLPGANGSGYVLPAFLAIAGAALWLFIMANAVNFMDGANGIAMGSAAILLAALAVITAPPTGSAPGILFLLLVAAAAAVCGFLAWNLAGRLYAGDTGALAIGALMGGAGLSAGVIHSVWVPATLALPILLDVILTLIWRARLGRPLMQAHRDHAYQLFLRAGWSHLQVAGLWWGFCLITSLAAITGARNGAGVAAALFAFMFLAGSALWGWQRIALGRHLASENK, encoded by the coding sequence ATGATCGCGCTTTCCCTTGTCTGGGCCGCGGCCCCGCTCATCATCAGCTTTCTCGTCTGCGCGCTTATGATCCGCCTTGGCCCGAAAGACGCGCCTGATGGCGGACGCAAGACCCAAAGCCGCCCCGTGCCCAGTGCCGGCGGCGTCGGGGTCCTGGCGGGCGTTCTCGGCGCGCTTTTCCTCGCCAGCCTTCTTCAGCCCGGCGGCCTCGGCAATCCGGTCGCTACCCTTGCGCAGATCGCGCTCGCCGGCCCCATGCTCCTTGTGCTGATCGCAGGTCTGCTCGGCTTTGCGGATGACAGGCTTAACCTGCCGGCTGGCCGGAAGCTGCTCATCCTCGCTGCGGCCGCTTTGCTCGCGGCGATCTATGGCCCGCATGTCACCCATTTCTGGCTGCCCGGCGCCAATGGGTCGGGCTATGTCCTGCCTGCCTTCCTGGCCATTGCCGGCGCGGCGCTCTGGCTATTCATCATGGCCAATGCGGTCAACTTCATGGACGGCGCAAACGGCATTGCCATGGGCAGCGCGGCGATCCTGCTCGCCGCCCTCGCGGTGATCACCGCCCCGCCCACGGGCAGCGCGCCGGGCATTCTGTTCCTTCTGCTGGTCGCGGCAGCGGCCGCGGTCTGCGGCTTCCTCGCCTGGAATCTTGCCGGCCGCCTCTATGCCGGGGATACCGGCGCTCTCGCCATCGGCGCCCTCATGGGCGGGGCCGGGCTCTCGGCAGGTGTCATCCATTCGGTCTGGGTTCCCGCCACGCTGGCGCTCCCCATCCTCCTGGACGTCATCCTCACGCTCATCTGGCGCGCCCGCCTTGGCCGCCCGCTGATGCAGGCCCACCGCGATCATGCCTATCAGCTCTTTCTGCGCGCAGGCTGGAGCCATCTACAGGTGGCCGGTCTCTGGTGGGGCTTCTGCCTCATCACCTCGCTTGCCGCCATTACTGGCGCACGCAACGGCGCAGGCGTCGCCGCCGCCCTCTTTGCCTTCATGTTCCTTGCAGGTTCAGCGCTCTGGGGCTGGCAGCGCATCGCGCTCGGCCGCCACCTTGCCAGTGAGAACAAATAA
- a CDS encoding polyprenyl synthetase family protein, with translation MQALVADDLAAVERLLATRAASPVAVIPDLSGYIVSAGGKRLRPMITLIAAHAVGKANAATHALAAAVEFIHTATLLHDDVVDESDLRRGKPAAKAIWGNKAAILVGDFLFARAFNLLVEANSLDILNRLATASTVIAEGEVRQLAAMATRDLPTEEYLAIVEAKTGALFEAAAETGAMSAGGEEYSDALATYGKNLGLAFQIIDDALDYGGTTSVIGKSVGDDFREGKITLPVIIARRRGSDEDRAFWDRALNPETQEDSDLAHAVHLIRATGAAEATVQEAEAYAALAKGALRTLPASTYRDALEDLADFCVSRAY, from the coding sequence ATGCAGGCACTTGTCGCTGACGATCTGGCGGCCGTCGAACGCCTGCTGGCGACCCGCGCCGCCAGCCCTGTGGCAGTTATCCCGGATCTTTCAGGCTATATCGTTTCGGCAGGCGGAAAGCGCCTGCGCCCGATGATCACCCTGATCGCCGCTCATGCTGTGGGCAAAGCCAATGCCGCGACCCATGCGCTGGCCGCTGCGGTGGAGTTCATCCACACGGCGACCTTGCTGCATGATGACGTTGTGGACGAGAGCGACCTGCGCCGGGGGAAACCCGCCGCGAAGGCGATCTGGGGCAACAAGGCCGCGATCCTGGTGGGCGACTTCCTGTTTGCGCGCGCATTCAACCTGCTGGTCGAAGCCAACAGCCTGGACATTCTCAACCGGCTGGCCACGGCCTCGACCGTGATTGCAGAGGGCGAAGTGCGCCAGCTGGCAGCGATGGCAACCCGCGACCTGCCAACCGAAGAATATCTCGCCATTGTGGAAGCCAAGACGGGCGCGCTGTTTGAAGCGGCGGCCGAAACCGGCGCGATGTCTGCGGGCGGAGAGGAATATTCCGACGCGCTGGCGACGTATGGCAAGAATCTGGGCCTCGCCTTTCAGATCATTGATGATGCACTGGACTATGGTGGGACGACCTCTGTGATCGGCAAATCGGTGGGCGATGATTTCCGCGAGGGGAAAATCACCCTGCCGGTGATCATTGCGCGGCGGCGGGGCTCTGACGAGGACCGGGCGTTCTGGGACCGGGCGCTGAACCCGGAAACGCAGGAAGATTCCGACCTTGCCCATGCCGTGCACCTGATCCGCGCGACCGGGGCGGCCGAAGCCACCGTGCAGGAAGCCGAAGCCTACGCCGCGCTGGCCAAGGGCGCGTTGCGCACCCTGCCCGCCTCGACCTACCGGGACGCGCTGGAAGACCTGGCCGATTTCTGTGTAAGCCGGGCTTACTGA
- the ppdK gene encoding pyruvate, phosphate dikinase, with product MGNAAVKNADETWVYAFGGGTSDGDASMRNLLGGKGANLAEMAKLGLPVPPGFTISTAVCVAYYDTGRVYPATLDAQVSDALAALEGKTGKGFGDPENPLLVSVRSGARASMPGMMDTVLNLGLNEAVAAGLAGKAGDRFAYDSYRRFIQMYSNVVLGMGHDEFEHILDDYKEREGLDLDTELTADNWKQVIVRYKEAVQKELGRPFPEDPREQLWGAISAVFDSWMSDRAIIYRKLNDIPANWGTAVNVQSMVFGNLGDTSATGVAFTRDPSNGSPIFYGEYLINAQGEDVVAGIRTPAPISRERANTLGSSDAPLEEAMPPVYKQLVDVANTLERHYKDMQDIEFTVEDGTLYMLQTRNGKRTAAAAVKIAVDMVREGLITEEEALLRIDPTALDQLLHPRIPSDDENKKAGNAAYDVAFKGLPASPGAAVGRVVFDSEEAFALAAKGEDVILVRVETSPDDIKGMHAARAIVTARGGMTSHAAVVARGMGRPCVCGASDLRINTAKGEFTARGRTFKKGDMITVDGVNGRVIAGAVSLINPDLSGDFGEFMGWADKRRTLKVRANAETPLDTRTAVEFGAEGVGLCRTEHMFFDEERIPAVRTMILSNDETGRREALAKLLPMQRSDFEEIFRILGDRPATIRLLDPPLHEFLPHTDEDIAGVAKASGLSAEELRRRAADLHESNPMLGHRGCRLGITYPEIYEMQARAIFEAAVNIFKEGKLKPVPEVMIPLVATHRELDILKKLVDETAQKVFAETGVTLDYMVGTMIELPRAALAAGEIAQAAEFFSFGTNDLTQTTLGISRDDAGKFLPIYSEKGIYEKDPFVTLDQEGVGELVKIAAERGRKTRPDIKLGICGEHGGDPASVEFCHRAGLDYVSCSPYRVPIARLAAAQAAIRGAKK from the coding sequence ATGGGCAACGCCGCAGTAAAAAACGCTGACGAAACATGGGTCTACGCTTTCGGAGGCGGAACCTCGGATGGCGATGCCTCGATGCGCAACCTCCTGGGGGGCAAAGGCGCCAACCTTGCCGAAATGGCAAAGCTCGGCCTGCCTGTGCCGCCCGGCTTCACGATTTCGACCGCTGTCTGCGTCGCTTACTATGATACCGGCCGGGTTTATCCCGCCACGCTCGACGCGCAGGTCTCTGACGCGCTGGCCGCGCTGGAAGGCAAAACCGGCAAGGGTTTCGGCGATCCGGAAAACCCGCTCCTCGTCTCGGTCCGCTCGGGCGCCCGCGCCTCGATGCCCGGTATGATGGACACGGTTCTGAACCTCGGCCTCAACGAAGCTGTCGCCGCCGGCCTCGCCGGCAAGGCAGGCGACCGTTTCGCCTATGACAGCTACCGCCGTTTCATCCAGATGTATTCCAACGTCGTCCTCGGCATGGGCCATGACGAGTTCGAACACATCCTCGACGACTATAAGGAGCGCGAAGGTCTCGACCTCGATACCGAGTTGACCGCCGACAACTGGAAACAGGTCATCGTGCGCTACAAGGAAGCCGTCCAGAAGGAACTGGGCCGCCCGTTCCCCGAAGATCCGCGCGAACAGCTCTGGGGCGCCATCTCGGCAGTGTTCGACTCCTGGATGTCCGACCGCGCGATCATCTATCGCAAGCTCAACGACATTCCCGCCAACTGGGGCACGGCCGTCAACGTCCAGTCCATGGTGTTCGGCAATCTGGGCGACACGTCTGCCACCGGCGTTGCCTTCACGCGTGACCCGTCAAACGGCTCGCCGATCTTCTATGGCGAATACCTGATCAACGCCCAGGGCGAAGATGTCGTCGCCGGCATCCGCACGCCTGCGCCCATCTCGCGCGAGCGCGCCAATACGCTCGGCTCGTCGGACGCCCCGCTCGAAGAGGCCATGCCGCCGGTCTACAAACAGCTGGTCGACGTCGCCAACACGCTGGAGCGTCACTACAAGGATATGCAGGACATCGAGTTCACCGTCGAAGACGGCACGCTCTACATGCTGCAGACCCGCAACGGCAAACGCACCGCCGCCGCCGCTGTGAAGATTGCGGTCGATATGGTCCGCGAAGGTCTGATCACGGAAGAAGAGGCGCTGCTGCGCATCGACCCCACCGCGCTCGACCAGCTTCTCCACCCGCGCATCCCCAGCGATGACGAGAACAAGAAAGCTGGAAACGCCGCCTATGACGTCGCCTTCAAAGGCCTTCCCGCCAGCCCCGGCGCGGCTGTCGGCCGCGTTGTGTTCGATTCCGAAGAAGCCTTCGCCCTTGCCGCAAAAGGGGAGGACGTGATCCTCGTCCGTGTCGAGACGAGCCCGGATGACATCAAGGGCATGCATGCGGCCCGCGCCATCGTCACCGCCCGCGGCGGCATGACCAGCCACGCCGCCGTTGTCGCGCGCGGCATGGGCCGTCCCTGCGTCTGCGGCGCGTCGGACCTGCGCATCAACACCGCCAAAGGCGAATTCACCGCCCGTGGCCGCACCTTCAAGAAGGGCGACATGATCACCGTTGACGGCGTCAATGGCCGCGTCATTGCCGGGGCCGTTTCGCTGATCAATCCCGACCTCTCCGGCGATTTCGGTGAGTTCATGGGCTGGGCCGACAAGCGCCGCACCCTGAAGGTTCGCGCCAATGCCGAAACCCCGCTCGACACGCGCACCGCCGTCGAGTTCGGCGCTGAAGGCGTCGGCCTCTGCCGCACCGAGCATATGTTCTTCGACGAGGAACGCATCCCCGCCGTGCGCACGATGATCCTCTCCAATGACGAAACCGGTCGCCGCGAGGCGCTCGCCAAGCTGCTCCCGATGCAGCGTTCCGACTTTGAAGAAATCTTCCGCATCCTCGGCGATCGCCCGGCGACCATCCGCCTGCTCGATCCGCCGCTGCACGAATTCCTGCCCCACACCGATGAAGACATCGCCGGCGTCGCCAAGGCTTCGGGCCTGAGCGCCGAGGAACTGCGCCGCCGCGCCGCTGACCTGCACGAATCCAACCCCATGCTCGGCCACCGGGGCTGCCGCCTCGGCATCACCTATCCTGAAATCTACGAGATGCAGGCCCGCGCCATCTTTGAAGCGGCGGTCAACATCTTCAAGGAAGGCAAGCTGAAGCCCGTTCCCGAGGTGATGATCCCGCTGGTCGCCACCCACCGCGAACTCGACATCCTGAAAAAGCTCGTCGACGAAACCGCCCAGAAAGTGTTCGCCGAAACCGGTGTCACGCTCGACTATATGGTCGGCACGATGATCGAGCTGCCCCGCGCGGCTCTCGCGGCAGGGGAAATTGCCCAGGCCGCCGAATTCTTCTCCTTCGGCACGAACGATCTCACCCAGACAACCCTCGGAATTTCCCGCGATGACGCCGGCAAATTCCTCCCGATCTATTCGGAAAAGGGCATCTATGAGAAAGACCCGTTCGTAACACTTGACCAGGAAGGTGTGGGCGAACTCGTTAAGATTGCGGCCGAGCGCGGGCGCAAAACCCGCCCCGACATCAAGCTCGGAATCTGTGGTGAACACGGGGGAGACCCGGCTTCGGTGGAATTCTGTCACCGCGCCGGTCTCGATTACGTTTCCTGCTCGCCCTACCGGGTGCCGATTGCCCGTCTCGCAGCGGCACAAGCCGCCATCCGCGGAGCGAAGAAGTAG
- a CDS encoding glycine--tRNA ligase subunit alpha codes for MSAPKAHPKPNSFQDLILTLQAYWGAQGCAILQPYDMEVGAGTLHPATVLRALGPKNWRAAYVQPSRRPKDGRYGENPNRLGHYYQYQVILKPNPANLQDLYLESLYRIGIDPTVHDIRFVEDDWENPTVGAWGLGWEVWCDGMEVSQYTYFQQVGGLDVFPVSGELTYGLERLAMYVFGVDNVYDLPFNDPASEVPLTYGDVFLENERQQSAFNFEHSDVEMLKRWFADCENQSNALREAGKPLPAYDYALKASHTFNLIDARGAISPTERQAYIGRVRDLARGAAAQWAEQQA; via the coding sequence ATGTCTGCCCCAAAAGCCCACCCCAAGCCCAATTCCTTTCAGGACCTGATCCTGACCCTGCAGGCCTATTGGGGCGCCCAGGGCTGCGCGATCCTTCAGCCCTATGACATGGAAGTCGGCGCCGGCACGCTCCACCCCGCCACTGTCCTGCGCGCGCTCGGCCCGAAGAACTGGCGCGCCGCCTATGTTCAGCCCTCGCGCCGCCCCAAGGATGGCCGCTATGGCGAAAACCCCAACCGGCTTGGCCACTATTACCAGTATCAGGTCATCCTGAAGCCCAACCCGGCCAATCTGCAGGACCTCTATCTCGAAAGCCTCTACCGCATCGGCATCGACCCCACGGTTCACGACATCCGCTTCGTCGAAGACGACTGGGAAAACCCCACGGTCGGCGCCTGGGGCCTTGGCTGGGAAGTCTGGTGCGACGGGATGGAAGTCTCCCAATATACCTATTTCCAGCAGGTCGGCGGCCTCGACGTGTTCCCGGTCTCCGGCGAGCTGACCTATGGCCTAGAACGCCTCGCCATGTACGTCTTCGGCGTCGATAACGTCTACGATCTGCCCTTCAACGACCCCGCCAGCGAAGTGCCGCTCACCTATGGTGACGTGTTCCTCGAAAACGAACGCCAGCAGAGCGCGTTCAATTTCGAGCATTCCGATGTCGAGATGCTGAAACGCTGGTTCGCCGATTGCGAAAACCAGTCAAACGCCCTGCGCGAAGCCGGCAAACCGTTGCCGGCCTACGACTACGCCCTGAAAGCCTCGCACACCTTCAACCTGATCGACGCCCGCGGCGCCATCAGCCCCACCGAGCGCCAGGCCTATATCGGACGGGTGCGGGATCTGGCGCGGGGCGCGGCCGCCCAATGGGCCGAGCAGCAGGCCTGA